The following proteins come from a genomic window of Alnus glutinosa chromosome 10, dhAlnGlut1.1, whole genome shotgun sequence:
- the LOC133878940 gene encoding NAC domain-containing protein 83-like produces the protein MAVFLPAGFRFCPSDEELVRDYLLKKAMGEELPWDGIGECDIYGEKPPWEISGDLEGEKVYFFAKLRKLNKSRVARTAGSGVWHENSSHHIYDEEGDVIGARKLFCFKVKDGSTMKRSDWLMHEFSLVGEHEPSTSWVLCTLQKKGSESRIGIKRRREDGSQQRKRVCCEIVQSDGPQANYGTPDADSETHMEGTPETDLETHMEGTPETDLETHMEFCLPAGDNSDSEFDWETFMNIVPPEGGDLPHGTLEDFWDGDICALFA, from the coding sequence ATGGCTGTGTTTCTACCGGCGGGGTTCCGCTTTTGTCCCAGCGATGAAGAGCTTGTACGAGACTACTTGTTGAAGAAGGCGATGGGTGAAGAGCTTCCCTGGGACGGCATCGGTGAGTGCGATATATACGGTGAAAAGCCTCCCTGGGAAATCTCCGGCGATCTGGAGGGTGAGAAGGTTTACTTTTTCGCGAAACTGAGAAAACTAAACAAAAGTCGAGTGGCACGAACTGCCGGATCTGGGGTTTGGCATGAGAACTCTTCTCATCATATATATGATGAGGAGGGTGATGTTATTGGGGCCAGgaaattgttttgtttcaaGGTTAAAGATGGCTCGACCATGAAGAGATCGGACTGGTTAATGCACGAGTTTTCACTCGTTGGGGAGCATGAACCGAGTACCAGTTGGGTCCTCTGTACCCTTCAAAAGAAAGGATCAGAATCAAGGATTGGGATCAAAAGGCGGCGTGAGGATGGATCCCAGCAAAGAAAGAGGGTTTGCTGTGAAATTGTTCAATCCGATGGGCCTCAAGCAAACTATGGAACGCCCGACGCTGATTCGGAAACCCATATGGAAGGAACGCCCGAGACTGATTTGGAAACCCATATGGAAGGAACGCCCGAGACTGATTTGGAAACCCATATGGAATTTTGTCTACCAGCTGGTGATAACTCTGATTCAGAGTTTGATTGGGAAACCTTCATGAACATCGTGCCCCCAGAGGGTGGAGATCTGCCGCATGGGACattggaggatttttgggatGGTGACATATGTGCTTTATTTGCCTAA
- the LOC133878941 gene encoding probable CCR4-associated factor 1 homolog 11 has protein sequence MRQKLFKFLSLFPRPSSIHLHPSGLVCDANEDSCLVWQFNFRDFNKETDLLNPDSIALLERQGIDFQKNREMGINSVDFVRLIINSGLLRNPTITWATFHGAYDFGYLIKILIGRELPFDLMKFMGLVVHFFGYRVFDIKNMIRMCDGLYGGLEKVAKALGVDQVAGSCHQAGSDSLLTLQTIMKLKNVHFFGKFLIEFQLVLYGLEVDRTRLLTAPKFPKIIYVMHPGNCCLSIPYSLQPINCGPRLFKGSYGYYV, from the coding sequence ATGAGACAAAAACTATTCAAATTCCTTTCCTTGTTTCCTCGTCCCTCCTCAATACATCTTCATCCTTCAGGCCTTGTGTGCGATGCAAACGAGGATTCTTGCCTTGTGTGGCAGTTCAATTTCAGGGACTTCAACAAGGAGACTGATCTTCTCAATCCGGACTCTATTGCGTTACTGGAGCGGCAGGGAATTGACTTCCAAAAAAATCGAGAAATGGGTATAAATTCTGTGGATTTTGTGAGGCTAATCATAAATTCTGGTCTCTTAAGAAATCCGACCATCACTTGGGCAACTTTCCACGGAGCTTATGATTTTGGATACTTGATCAAAATCTTGATCGGGCGAGAACTGCCGTTTGATCTGATGAAGTTTATGGGTCTGGTGGTACATTTTTTTGGGTACAGGGtatttgatattaaaaatatgatcagAATGTGTGATGGACTGTATGGAGGGTTGGAGAAGGTAGCCAAGGCTTTAGGGGTGGATCAGGTTGCTGGGTCGTGTCACCAAGCTGGGTCTGACAGTCTGTTAACGTTGCAGACCATAATGAAACTGAAAAATGTAcatttctttggaaaatttttGATTGAGTTTCAGTTGGTTCTTTACGGCTTGGAAGTTGACAGAACTAGACTCTTGACTGCACCAAAGTTTCCTAAGATTATTTACGTTATGCATCCTGGAAATTGTTGTCTAAGCATTCCTTACTCCCTGCAACCCATAAACTGTGGTCCAAGACTGTTTAAAGGGAGTTATGGATACTATGTATAA